One Nicotiana tomentosiformis chromosome 4, ASM39032v3, whole genome shotgun sequence genomic window carries:
- the LOC117278033 gene encoding uncharacterized protein, with the protein MGQPQAAMPDQVQEQGVQDAPSPVPIVVPIVALPADAVARLLNMLEALVPTQGGSSAPQATLETQEPAQTQTFENKEVSLQEFLKLKSPKFTGSDNSEDPQSFLDETLKALRALGCSSERAVELAAYKLEDMANTWYETVLLGRPIGATPLTWDEFTKLFMNYFLPESLMQKYTKNFEKLVQTPDMDVSTYNTKFCKLARYAPYLVPTEEARVQRFVDGLVDRLYIVVAPQMKTLAYSDAVDLARKIENKGRDKRAASDLRKKAKTGGSFSGGFDENRRAGSQGQQQQGSQTGTHLSSQSIYMPHYRQGTTRPSSSGHRNFGQIYAITLVCQTCGKSHLGQCHVLIGDCFRCGQLGHHLRDFPQPPRNFSQAFIQSAAPTQTTGILSVYSFDALALIDPRYTHSYVSSYFALRFSRQPELLNDPFLVATPVGGSLLAEYVYRACQIQVEGRDTLADLIVLDMVDFDMLIGMGWLSSCYAMVDCHAKIVKFEIPNKPSFILKGGQVPETCKVVYFMKDQRLLKKGCFGLLAIVNDTRKETVSIENVLVVREFSDVFPEDLPGLPPVREIDFGIDLPPDTQPISIPPYRMAPVELRELKKQLQDLLDKGFIRSSVSP; encoded by the exons ATGGGTCAACCCCAAGCTGCTATGCCGGATCAAGTACAAGAACAGGGGGTTCAGGATGCTCCATCACCAGTGCCAATTGTTGTACCTATTGTTGCCTTACCTGCAGATGcggtggcaaggttattgaatATGTTAGAGGCATTGGTGCCTACTCAGGGTGGAAGTTCAGCTCCTCAGGCTACTTTAGAGACACAAGAACCTGCACAGACTCAGACTTTCGAAAATAAGGAAGTATCCCTACAAGAGTTCCTAaaattgaaatcaccaaaattcacAGGTTCTGATAATTCAGAAGATCCTCAAAGTTTCTTGGATGAGACACTCAAGGCATTACGTGCTCTAGGATGTTCTAGTGAGAGAGCCGTGGAGCTCGCAGCATACAAACTAGAGGATATGGCCAATACATGGTATGAAACTGTGTTGCTAGGAAGGCCAATAGGAGCAACACCACTGACATGGGACGAGTTCACTAAGTTGTTCATGAATTATTTTCTTCCAGAAAGCCTGATGCAAAAATATACTAAAAACTTTGAGAAATTAGTTCAGACTCCAGATATGGATGTGTCAACATATAACACCAAGTTTTGTAAGCTGGCTAGATATGCTCCTTACTTAGTGCCTACCGAAGAAGCTCGAGTTCAGAGGTTTGTTGATGGGTTGGTTGATCGTCTATACATTGTAGTAGCCCCACAGATGAAGACTTTGGCCTACTCCGATGCAGTAGATCTCGCTAGAAAGATTGAAAATAAGGGACGTGACAAGCGTGCAGCTAGTGATTTACGTAAGAAGgccaagacagggggatctttcAGTGGCGGTTTTGATGAAAATCGCAGAGCAGGAAGTCAGGGACAACAACAACAGGGTTCTCAGACAGGGACACACTTGTCTTCACAGTCCATATACATGCCACATTATAGACAGGGTACTACGAGACCATCATCATCTGGACATCGTAATTTTGGGCAGATATATGCCATTACTCTAGTCTGTCAGACCTGTGGTAAATCACATTTGGGCCAGTGTCATGTTCTGATTGGAGATTGCTTTCGGTGTGGCCAGTTGGGACATCACTTGAGGGATTTCCCTCAACCTCCAAGGAATTTCAGCCAAGCTTTTATTCAGTCAGCTGCACCTACTCAGACCACTG GTATTCTTTCTGTCTATTCATTTGATGCACTTGCGTTGATTGATCCGAGATATACTCACTCCTATGTGTCCTCGTACTTTGCTTTGAGGTTTAGTAGACAACCTGAGCTATTGAATGATCCTTTTCTAGTTGCTACTCCTGTTGGAGGGTCTCTATTAGCTGAATACGTATATCGTGCTTGTCAGATTCAGGTTGAGGGTAGAGATACTCTAGCTGACCTTATTGTACTTGATATGGTTGACTTTGACATGCTGATAGGAATGGGTTGGTTATCTTCTTGCTATGCTATGGTCGATTGTCATGCAAAGATAGTCAAGTTTGAGATACCAAACAAACCTAGTTTTATTCTAAAAGGGGGTCAAGTTCCAGAGACTTGCAAAGTTGTATATTTTATGAAGGATCAACGACTTCTGAAGAAAGGTTGCTTTGGTCTCTTAGCTATTGTAAATGACACAAGAAAAGAAACAGTTAGTATAGAAAATGTACTAGTAGTGAGAGaattttctgatgtatttcctgagGATTTACCAGGATTGCCTCCAGTACGAGAaatagattttggtattgatttgccaCCTGACACACAACCCATATCGATACCCCCATATCGGATGGCACCAGTAGAGTTGAGGGAGCTAAAGAAACAGTTGCAGGATTTGCTAGATAAGGGTTTTATAAGATCTAGTGTATCACCATGA